The genomic interval tctccaattctgctttttatatttcacattttaGAAGTGAACCACAGAGTGaatgataaaacaaaactGCCAGAAAATCCCATCTCCCAACTGAGAGTAGTGAATAAAAATAGAACAAAGTTGAAGAATAACAAGTTATAAATTGCAAGCAATTCCCTCAAGTTCTCATCTTTCTTCAATAGCATATCAGTTATCAGTAGTTTAGATGGACGGTGATCCTCAGCAGTGTCTCAGCACCATCGGTAACATGTTGCCCAGGAGGAATGAGTGCCCTAACTTCGGCAAACCCTCTTGCATTCTTGAACTTACCAGTCCCACCGGTCACTGACAAGCGTGACATTGTGCTTCCAATCTTATAAAGGCCATAGAAATTGAGGCTATCACCGTACTCGCCACCTTCAATCATAGCAGTAAAAGTCATCATCTGCGATGTACCGTCTACTGAACTCGCGATGTAAACTCCCTGAGCTCTGCCGATGGCCTGTGACCCCAGCTCAGGATTCGATGTCAGGATGTCATCGATGACAGTGATGGTTCCAAAGCCGAGCCCCAAACCGTCAGGTCCCAGCTGGGTTTGAGGATTCTGACCATTTGCAGAAGTTGTGCCTGCTAAACCAGTTCCTAAAGGGATGCCATTGTTGCCATTAACAGTAGGGATGGCACCAT from Citrus sinensis cultivar Valencia sweet orange chromosome 9, DVS_A1.0, whole genome shotgun sequence carries:
- the LOC102625239 gene encoding dirigent protein 16 — translated: MFKRLSAFVFLGTMIALIQAVIITATGEVPVLELYMHDILGGSSPTARPVTGLLGNIYNGQVPFARPVGLRPPEGGVVIPNANGAIPTVNGNNGIPLGTGLAGTTSANGQNPQTQLGPDGLGLGFGTITVIDDILTSNPELGSQAIGRAQGVYIASSVDGTSQMMTFTAMIEGGEYGDSLNFYGLYKIGSTMSRLSVTGGTGKFKNARGFAEVRALIPPGQHVTDGAETLLRITVHLNY